From Pseudomonas arsenicoxydans:
CAGCCCGAAGGCCTGCCTTTTTCCCTGCAAGCCGCCGGTCGCAACCGCTTTCAGTGCGTGCTGAAACGGCCGAAGCAGGCACCGATTCAGGCGCGGCTTTTCGCTGACATGAAGAGCACTGAGCCGAAGAATGCTGAAGCCCAGCGCGCTGAACCTGCCGAAACCGCTCCTGCCGCGATCAGCCTCAACACCCTGCACTTCGGCGACAGCCGCGTGGAAAAAGCCGTACGACAGGCCGAGCGTTTACTGGAAAAGGACATTCCGCTGTTGATTCACGGTGAAACCGGGGTCGGCAAGGAAGTGTTCGTCAAAGCGCTGCATCAGGCCAGTTCGCGCAGCAAACAGGCGTTCATTGCCGTCAACTGTGCAGCGATCCCCGCTGAACTGGTGGAGTCCGAGCTGTTTGGCTACGAGAAAGGCGCGTTCACCGGCGCCAACCAGAAAGGCAGCATCGGTCTGATCCGCAAGGCCGACAAAGGCACCCTCTTTCTCGATGAAATCGGCGACATGCCGCTGCCGACCCAGGCGCGGCTGTTGAGGGTGTTGCAGGAACGTTGCGTGCAACCGGTGGGCAGCAGCGATTTGTTCCCGGTGGACCTGCGGATCATCTCGGCGACTAACCGCTCGTTGCGCGAGCAAGTGCAACTTGGGCGCTTTCGCGAAGACCTGTATTACCGCATCGGCGGCCTGACCCTGGAGTTGCCGCCACTACGGGAACGCAGTGACAAGCAGGCGCTGTTCAAGCGCTTGTGGGAGCAACACCGCGAGCCCTCGCAATGGGCCGGGTTAAGTCGCGAGGTGATGGAATTGTTCGGTCGTCATCCGTGGCCGGGGAATTTACGCCAGGTCAGCAGCGTGATGCAGGTGGCGCTGGCCATGGCCGAGGAACAGCCGGTGCGGCCGGAGCATTTGCCGGATGATTTTTTTGTGGATCTGGAGATGGAGCCGGTTGAGACGGCGGAGCCGCTGGCGGCTGACTTGAATGATGCCGAGGATTTGAATCGGTTGTTGCAGGCGGCCGGGGGGAATATTTCGCATCTGGCGCGGCGGTTGGGGGTGAGCCGAAATACCCTTTACAAGCGATTGCGTCAGGCTGAGTGACAGGTTGGCTGGGAGGGCCTTCAAAACCATCAACTGAACCATTGACCGAACAGACCAAACTGTGACGAAATGTTTCAG
This genomic window contains:
- a CDS encoding sigma-54-dependent Fis family transcriptional regulator; amino-acid sequence: MAAPAPGLSHDAIIQDSWSRCRAFGLNHQSAPAFDQLPAADIAHLLESQHSLVQTTHQEVLPYYENILSNSNCLIMLANKQGQVLTSWGTQRFIEPSLTRGFNAGASWMERCSGTNAIGTALACEQAVHIEHDEHFLKANRFMTGSAAPIFDAERKVIAVLDVSSDSYLPPSHTLGMVKMMSQTVENRLILNLFHGQHFQLTFNTGLNNLDSQWAGLLIFDESGQVLSANRRADNLLGISLSRVSIESLFKVSLLELLNQPEGLPFSLQAAGRNRFQCVLKRPKQAPIQARLFADMKSTEPKNAEAQRAEPAETAPAAISLNTLHFGDSRVEKAVRQAERLLEKDIPLLIHGETGVGKEVFVKALHQASSRSKQAFIAVNCAAIPAELVESELFGYEKGAFTGANQKGSIGLIRKADKGTLFLDEIGDMPLPTQARLLRVLQERCVQPVGSSDLFPVDLRIISATNRSLREQVQLGRFREDLYYRIGGLTLELPPLRERSDKQALFKRLWEQHREPSQWAGLSREVMELFGRHPWPGNLRQVSSVMQVALAMAEEQPVRPEHLPDDFFVDLEMEPVETAEPLAADLNDAEDLNRLLQAAGGNISHLARRLGVSRNTLYKRLRQAE